CACGCGGTCCAGTCGCTCAAGGCCGAGCTCGCGCCGGGTTTTGCGCTGCGCATGTCGGTTTATCAGGATTCGTCCAACAAGCTGCGGGTGCAGGTGCTCTTCCTACCGCAGCCGGGCGGCAACATCGTGATGTGCGCCAGCCTGGTGTCGGTGACGACCAACGGACTGCGCTACGTGACCGACAACCTCTACCTGCCCTTCGCGGGGTTTTATCCGGAGAACTGGCTGGTGGATCGGAGTCCGTGGCGGCGGACGCTGGCGGCGCTGGTGAAGCGCCACCGGGAGCGCTTGGAGGATGAGACCGATCCGCTCAGCGAGTGGGAGACCGAGCCGCTGGCCGATCTCAACGCCCAGCAACACGCCATGGAGCAGGTGAACACCGAGCTGGGGTTTCTTTTCCCGCATCACGAGCGCGAGGAGCACGGCAAGATGACCGTGGAGGCGCGCTACCGGGTGTGGAAGGAAGCGTGGTTCCTCAACTACTTCGGCCGCAGCGCGCGGTATGAGTGAGGGAACGGAGGGGTCGGGCTTTATGCCCGAAATCGTTTAAGCGCTCAGCGGAAGTAATCAGCGAGATTGATCGTCGCGGTGGAGTCGACCGCCTGGCCGTCTTCGAGGGCGGGCAGAAAAACGAGTTGGCGGAGGATGTGCTCGTGCTCGGGGCCGTAGAGTTGGCCGGAGCCGGCGAAGCCAGTGAAGTCGCCCTTGGCGTTGATGTTGACGAGGAGCGGTCGATCGAGGCTGCCGGGTCGGTCGAGTGCTTTGAGCTCGGGCGGAGCGAGTTCCCAGACGGGCGAGGCGGGCACGGTCTCACCGCGGTGGTTGGCCGTGTGGTCGAGCAGGAGGTATTGGCGGGCCTCGTCGGTGGTGAGTTGAAAGCGCTTTTCGGAGAGATTGGTGGCGAGCTCCTTGCCGTTGTTGAAAAGGTGGACCTTGAGCTCGAGGATCTCAAATCCGGGGGCGAGGCCCGTTTGCAAGAAGTTAACCTTCTTGGGTTTAGGGCCGACTTCCCCGATCGGTTTGTAGAAATTGATGTCTTCGATTTCGCCGTTGGGGTGGCGGATGCGGGCGAGCGCGACGCAGAATGCGTGGGCCATCGGGGTCGGGGTGGAGACGCGGAACTGGAGGCGCACGGAGTCGTGCGGATTCAGGATTTCCTGGGCCTGTTGTTCCTTGGCAGTGAAGTCTGGATCGGTGATGGCGTCGACGCGGGCGACTTCGTCCAAATGACCGCGGATCTGCGAGTTTACGCCGGCTTGCATGCGTTCGACGGCTTCTGGGGATGGCCCACCCTGCCCTCCTTGTGAGGGCAACGCGGCAATTCCCCGGGAAAGGTTGGCGGCCATCAGGGTGCCCTGGGAGAGCTGGTCCTGCTGGTAATTCATCATGTTGGTCTGGCGCCCCATCCACTTCTTCTGGGGGTCGCTGGCCGGTGAATACGTGGTCTCGTATTCGAGATCCGAAACGGTGGCGCTGAGGTCACTCACCTTGGGCACGAGTTTCCAACGGTAGCCGGTGGTGCGGTCAATTTCGTTGAGCTCGCCGGCGGCGGACTTCGCCAAGGTGGTCTCACCCACGATGTTGCGCACTTCGAGCATCTCGGTGCCCTGGGGCACAAAAAGATCGATGCCGACGAAGAGTTGGTGGGTGTGCTCGGGGGAGGCTTTGGACGTGACGACGCGAGGCTTGGGCTGGGCGACCAAGGGTGAGGTCGTGAGCGCCAGACAAACCAGTGCGGCGGAAACAGCGATGCGCAACGCGGGTCGCCGCTGGCGCGGAAACGTGGTTTGGGACATGAGCAGATGCAGGTGGGGTGGTTTAGGTCGGGAAAGGCGAAGCGGCGAATCTTGAGGGGGCAGAGATTTGGGGCCGCATCTCTGAGATGGCAGGTGCGCGGTAGTGTTCCCGATCCTTGGTCCGGCGCAACCGGGCCTTTCAGTTACTGTGCAGCAGCGGCGGAGCCGAGCGGCTGTGTGCGCTCAACCTCACCAGCCCGTGAGCTGGCGGGCGGTGGGCGCGATCTCGGTGGCGATTTGCTCCATCTGGAAAACCACCGGATGGGCGTTGAGTGGCGTGCCGGGCTGGTGTGACACCTCAACGACGGCGATGCGGTCGGAGTCGAAACCGAGGGCAGGCGCGGCGGTGGCGAGTTCGTGGAGCCAACGATAGAGGGTCGTTCGTTTTTCGGGATCGGAGCTGTCGGGATCGGCCGGATGAGGGTGCTGCATGGGGCTGCCACAGAGGATCACGGCGGCATCGGGGTGCAGGCGATGGAGGCGCGACAGCAGGTTGCGGTAGGTGGACTTGAAATGGGCCGCGTCGGGGACTCCGAGGTTGAAGTCGTTCTGGCCCAGCATGATGACGATCAGATCGGGCGTGTAGCGGCTGTGATCCCAGAGGTATTCGGGGTCGGCGGGCGTCTCGGGATGATCGGGCACGGCGCGCTCGAAGAAGGCCGGCGCGTTGGCCTGATCGGTGCGACCATCCCAGGTGCGGATGAGGCCACGACCGCCGTAAGCGACGATGTTGACCTCGGCGCCTAGGGAGCGCGCGAGGATCCAGCCCCAAGTGCGGGCGGCGTTGTTGGTGCGCGGCGTGGGGTCGGGCGTGGGCGGGAGCTGCTCGACGTAGTGGCCGGTGGTGATGGAGTCGCCGATCACCAGCACGCGACGGTCGCGAGGCGCCGGCGCGGCGAGGAGTTGGGTGGCAGTCGGATCAAACTCGAGTCCGCCAAAAGTCACGATGCCCTGCCATGCCTCGGTGCGGCGAACGAGCGACACGAGCCGACCGGACTCGGGAGCCGGTCCGGATGGCAGCGGGACAAGGTTGTCGCCCTCCTCCAGCTGCAGCACGGCGTCCGGGGCGCCATTGATGGAGAGGTTAAAGAAGCAGGTGTCGCTGTCGGCGTGCAGACGAATCGCGGGCGCCTCACCGGTGTAGGTGAAGCGCAGCTCGATGCCCGGAAAAGCCATGAGCAGACCGGAGCCATCGGCGGTAGGCGCGGTGCGGCCGATCACGGTGAGGGCCGGTGAAGTCGGCGGCAGAGTCTCGGCGTGCGACATGAGAGCGGAAGCGGTGAAGCAGAAGGAAAGACCCGCGGCGGAAAGCCAGCGAGACAGCGAACAACGAAGCATGCCGCTTCATCGCACGACGCCCAAAAGAGCGCAAAACCGGACTGCGGAAAACTGCAGTCACCAAATGGTTGCAGGTAGGCCGGGTTTTGCGCGCTGCCGGTCCTGCCCGTGCCGGCCGGCCGAGGCAAAATTCAAAGATATAAGATTGACCCCTTTGGCTAGGATTTCACCAACGTCACGACGCACTCGAGGTGGCGGGTTTGGGGGAAGAGGTCGAAGGGCTGGACGGCGGTGAGGCGGTAGCCGGCTGCCTTGAAATGGACCAGGTCGCGCATCTGGGTGGCGGGGTCACAACTCACGTAAACGACCGCCCGCGGGCCGTATTCAAAAAGCTGAGACAGGAAACTTTCATCGCAGCCTTTGCGCGGCGGATCGATGAGCACGACGGTGTCGGCCGGCGGCAGGTCCGTCTCGAGTCCGGCAAAGATGGCGGCGGCGTCGCCGGCCTGAAAGGTGGCGTTGGTCAGGCCGTTGGCCGCGGCGTTTTCCGTCGCGAACTGCACGCTGGTTTCGCTGATCTCGATGCCGCGCACTTTCTCAAAGGCGCTGGCGCAACTGAGCGCGAAGAGGCCGCTGCCACAGTAGGCGTCCACCATGTAGCGCGCGCCGGTCGCCGCCGCCTGGTCGCGGGCGTAGCCGGTGAAAGCGGGCAGGATGAAGGGGTTGTTCTGGAAAAAGTCGCGGGCAAGGAAGTGTAGTTTCAGGGCTCCGACTTGTTCGTGAATGATGGCGTCGTGGGAGGTGACGACCCCTTCGGTGGCGTGGCGCAGGAGGAGGGTGGCGCCTTTTTTGTAGGCACCGGCAGCGAGGTTGGCGCGGACTTCGGACCGGATCTGCGGCAGGTGCGCGTTGATCGCGTCGGTTGCGATGAGGCACTCCGGCACGTCGATGATGTGGTTGCGGGTGCCTTGGCGGAGGAAGCCGATGGGTTGCGCCGACGCGTCGTCGCCGTCGCGCGGGAGGTTGAAGTGCGGGGTGATCTTGGAACGGTAGCCGAATTTTTCGGGCGAGCCGATGACGGGGTTCACCGGATGCGTGAGGCCGGCCATGTGTTCGAGCAGTTCCTCGACCTGCTGGCGCTTCCAGACGAGCTGGGCGTCGTAGTTGAGATGTTGATACTGGCAGCCACCGCATTCACCAAAGAGCGGACAGCGCGGGGTGACGCGGTCGGGTGACGGGGTGAGGACTTCGATCAGATCGGCTTCGGAGAAATTCTTCTGGTTGCGGAAAACGCGGGCGCGGACGCGTTCGCCCGGCAGGCTGAAGGGGACCATGACCACCCACGTGGATTTTGGATTCTCGATTTCGGATTCTTGATTGGCCGGCTGGTCGCTGGTCGCTGATTGCTGATCGCTGGCGAGTTCCACGCGGCCGAGGCCTACGCCGCGGTTGGTGAGCGTCGTGATCTCGAGCTCGATTTCGGCGTGATAGGGGAACGGGAAGTCCCGACGGGTTTTGGTCTTATTGCGGCCCACGGAACACACGGAATACACGGAAAGGTGAAAACCGAGTGTTTTCTTTTCGTGTCTTTTGGTGTGTTTGGTGGGCTTTTCGAGCCATGGAACCCGAGGTCATTACCAGTTTGCAGAATCCGCGCGTGAAGCAGCTTGTGAAGCTGCGCGACCGGCGTCCGCGGGATCAGGCGGGTCAGTTTCTGGTGGAGGGCTTTCGGCAGATTCGCCGGGCGCTGGACAAGGGTTACGCGCCGGTGGAGCTGTATGTGTGTCCGGAATGGTATCCGGGTGAACAGGGCAACGAGGCGGGTTTGATCGCCGATGCGCAGGCAGCGGGGGCGCGGGTGTTTGAGTTGAGCAAGTCAGCTTTCGCCAAGGTGGCCTATCGCGAGCGGCCCGATGGGCTGTTGGCGGTGTTGCCGCAGTGGCAGAACGGGCTCGATGACCTGCCGCTCTCCCCCACCCCGTTTTTGTTGGTGGTCGAGGCGATCGAAAAGCCGGGCAACCTAGGCACGATTCTGCGCAGCGCCGATGCGGCGGGCGTGGATGGCCTGATTGTGTGCGACCCGGTGACGGATTTGTTTAATCCCAACGTGGTGCGGGC
This portion of the Actomonas aquatica genome encodes:
- a CDS encoding GDSL-type esterase/lipase family protein, which produces MSHAETLPPTSPALTVIGRTAPTADGSGLLMAFPGIELRFTYTGEAPAIRLHADSDTCFFNLSINGAPDAVLQLEEGDNLVPLPSGPAPESGRLVSLVRRTEAWQGIVTFGGLEFDPTATQLLAAPAPRDRRVLVIGDSITTGHYVEQLPPTPDPTPRTNNAARTWGWILARSLGAEVNIVAYGGRGLIRTWDGRTDQANAPAFFERAVPDHPETPADPEYLWDHSRYTPDLIVIMLGQNDFNLGVPDAAHFKSTYRNLLSRLHRLHPDAAVILCGSPMQHPHPADPDSSDPEKRTTLYRWLHELATAAPALGFDSDRIAVVEVSHQPGTPLNAHPVVFQMEQIATEIAPTARQLTGW
- a CDS encoding TrmH family RNA methyltransferase; this encodes MEPEVITSLQNPRVKQLVKLRDRRPRDQAGQFLVEGFRQIRRALDKGYAPVELYVCPEWYPGEQGNEAGLIADAQAAGARVFELSKSAFAKVAYRERPDGLLAVLPQWQNGLDDLPLSPTPFLLVVEAIEKPGNLGTILRSADAAGVDGLIVCDPVTDLFNPNVVRASTGVLFSVPVAIAESDAVRAWLQAKGIRSVATTPSATQLHTDADLTGSMAIVMGSEQYGLSDDWLREADDRVRIPMAGQADSLNVAMATIITLFEAVRQRN
- a CDS encoding class I SAM-dependent RNA methyltransferase, with translation MCSVGRNKTKTRRDFPFPYHAEIELEITTLTNRGVGLGRVELASDQQSATSDQPANQESEIENPKSTWVVMVPFSLPGERVRARVFRNQKNFSEADLIEVLTPSPDRVTPRCPLFGECGGCQYQHLNYDAQLVWKRQQVEELLEHMAGLTHPVNPVIGSPEKFGYRSKITPHFNLPRDGDDASAQPIGFLRQGTRNHIIDVPECLIATDAINAHLPQIRSEVRANLAAGAYKKGATLLLRHATEGVVTSHDAIIHEQVGALKLHFLARDFFQNNPFILPAFTGYARDQAAATGARYMVDAYCGSGLFALSCASAFEKVRGIEISETSVQFATENAAANGLTNATFQAGDAAAIFAGLETDLPPADTVVLIDPPRKGCDESFLSQLFEYGPRAVVYVSCDPATQMRDLVHFKAAGYRLTAVQPFDLFPQTRHLECVVTLVKS